A single Triticum dicoccoides isolate Atlit2015 ecotype Zavitan chromosome 2A, WEW_v2.0, whole genome shotgun sequence DNA region contains:
- the LOC119354168 gene encoding uncharacterized protein LOC119354168, with protein sequence MAPAAQEQWYIMYAVPDVSEDVMKPQKFPNATFSFNKVPLPSRLFVESSVASPAGSVEYPYIAAADRSGHLLLCGYTSFGLTFYICDPLFRMTMGIFPHDGGFNCHYCVGLIRNHNRRLLMVADLNPCFFEEDVFFTLFCTVDLYSWVEKEPDCSKILDKQQWRGDGVLTHEGLLWWFDFSYCILACDPFHDKPVLHQIKFPHVQHELPFAPSTINGDILRCLKVSEGSLRYVQIHGPRHEPVVSMWTLSSNNPSEAQWKPTHEVRLAEIWNHETYKRTPLHGDVIPTVALVNPMKAHEVYFFLDKHIFSVNLQNSSVVQYEKFEDSGMPDLSSRLVHAWQFPPELTEYHHLPGTDVLGATGVYFLNQYDSVEDFHEEVIAATDRWCPELHEMGLEELEDGDDDASEMGVDLEGDGDDSETSGDDSEISEDDVEEDGDED encoded by the exons ATGGCCCCGGCGGCGCAGGAGCAGTGGTACATCATGTACGCTGTTCCGGATGTGTCGGAAGATGTGATGAAGCCCCAGAAATTCCCCAACGCGACGTTCTCCTTCAACAAGGTTCCGCTACCTTCCCGCCTATTCGTCGAGAGTAGCGTCGCCAGCCCCGCCGGAAGCGTCGAGTACCCCTACATCGCGGCTGCCGACCGCAGCGGCCACCTTCTGCTATGCGGTTACACCTCGTTCGGGCTCACCTTCTACATTTGCGATCCGCTTTTCCGCATGACGATGGGCATCTTCCCCCACGACGGCGGCTTCAACTGCCACTACTGCGTTGGCCTCATCCGCAATCACAACCGCAGGCTTCTCATGGTGGCCGATCTCAACCCGTGCTTTTTCGAAGAAGATGTCTTCTTCACGCTCTTCTGCACGGTCGACTTGTACTCGTGGGTCGAGAAGGAGCCCGACTGCTCGAAAATCTTGGATAAGCAACAGTGGCGCGGTGATGGCGTTCTCACTCATGAAGGTTTGCTCTGGTGGTTCGACTTCTCCTACTGTATACTTGCCTGCGACCCCTTCcacgataaaccggtgcttcaccaAATCAAGTTCCCGCATGTACAACACGAGCTGCCCTTTGCACCGTCCACAATCAACGGTGACATACTCCGCTGCTTAAAGGTGAGCGAAGGCAGCCTGCGGTACGTGCAGATCCATGGCCCCAGACACGAACCGGTGGTCAGCATGTGGACGCTGTCCTCCAACAATCCGTCAGAGGCGCAATGGAAGCCGACGCACGAAGTGAGGTTGGCTGAGATCTGGAACCATGAGACCTACAAAAGGACGCCGCTGCACGGGGATGTGATCCCCACTGTGGCGCTTGTCAACCCGATGAAGGCACACGAGGTCTACTTCTTCCTGGACAAGCACATCTTCTCTGTCAACCTGCAGAACAGTAGTGTGGTGCAGTATGAGAAGTTTGAAGATTCGGGGATGCCGGACCTCTCCTCCCGCCTGGTCCATGCTTGGcagtttccaccggagctcaccgaaTATCATCACTTGCCTG GAACCGATGTGTTGGGTGCCACGGGGGTTTATTTCCTGAATCAATATGACTCAGTGGAGGATTTCCATGAAGAAGTGATTGCTGCCACAGACAG GTGGTGTCCCGAATTGCATGAGATGG GTCTGGAGGAACTTGAAGATGGAGATGATGATGCCTCTGAGATGGGTGTGGATCTTGAAGGGGATGGAGATGACTCTGAGACGAGTGGGGATGACTCCGAGATCAGTGAGGACGATGTCGAAGAGGACGGAGATGAAGACTGA